A single Ziziphus jujuba cultivar Dongzao chromosome 11, ASM3175591v1 DNA region contains:
- the LOC107433047 gene encoding peroxidase 44 — MSTNAALLACLLQVVFIFPAVMGQLLVGFYNSVCPRAESIIREVVQNQSKTNPFVTAGLLRMHFHDCFVRGCDASILIDPTKNKPSEKSAGPNLSVRGYEVIDDAKKRLEVACPNKVSCADIIALATRDAVTLAGGPNYSVPTGRRDGLVSNPNDVNLPGPSSSVSDALQAFINKGMTLNDMTTLLGAHTVGVAHCQFFQDRLFDFQGSGSPDPSMDAALVTKLQKLCGTQSKPLDSDPAAFLDQNTSFVFDNQFYNQIIQKKGILQIDQELTSDSRTSGIVSGFAFSGTGFTQSFASAIVKMGSIEVLAGNAGEIRKNCRVFNTRRA; from the exons ATGAGCACAAACGCAGCCCTCTTGGCATGCCTTCTCCAAGTAGTCTTTATTTTTCCTGCTGTAATGGGTCAACTTCTCGTTGGATTCTACAATTCTGTCTGCCCACGAGCTGAATCAATCATCCGAGAAGTGGTTCAAAATCAATCGAAAACCAACCCATTTGTAACTGCTGGTTTACTTCGTATGCATTTTCATGATTGCTTTGTTAGG GGCTGTGATGCTTCTATCCTCATAGACCCAACAAAGAACAAGCCATCGGAAAAATCTGCAGGGCCAAACCTATCAGTACGAGGATACGAAGTCATCGACGATGCTAAGAAAAGGCTAGAAGTTGCATGCCCTAACAAAGTTTCCTGTGCAGATATCATAGCTCTAGCAACCCGAGATGCAGTGACTCTCGCCGGTGGACCGAACTATTCTGTTCCGACCGGCAGGCGAGATGGATTAGTATCGAACCCAAATGACGTAAATCTGCCCGGTCCATCATCCTCTGTCTCAGACGCGTTGCAAGCTTTTATAAACAAAGGAATGACGCTAAACGACATGACAACTCTCCTGGGTGCACACACAGTTGGAGTAGCTCACTGTCAATTCTTTCAAGACCGGCTTTTTGATTTTCAAGGGAGTGGTAGTCCTGATCCTTCCATGGATGCTGCTTTGGTTACCAAGCTCCAAAAGCTATGCGGAACTCAGTCTAAGCCATTGGATAGCGATCCGGCAGCGTTTTTGGATCAAAATACGTCTTTTGTGTTTGATAACCAGTTTTATAATCAGATTATTCAGAAGAAAGGTATATTGCAGATTGATCAGGAGCTTACTTCGGATAGTAGAACGAGTGGTATAGTTTCTGGTTTTGCATTCAGTGGAACGGGATTCACTCAAAGTTTTGCGTCTGCTATTGTGAAGATGGGGAGCATTGAAGTTCTTGCTGGAAATGCTGGAGAAATTAGGAAGAATTGTAGAGTTTTTAATACACGCAGGGCATAG